A genomic stretch from Salarias fasciatus chromosome 18, fSalaFa1.1, whole genome shotgun sequence includes:
- the ephb3a gene encoding ephrin type-B receptor 3, protein MTMDYLLWVCSLVVPAVLAVEETLMDSRWATTELAWTTFPESGWEEVSGYDDSMSPIRTYQVCNVRQPNQNNWLRTDFIPRKGVLRVYVELKFSVRDCASIPNIPGSCKETFNLFYYESDGDTATDTSPLWRENPYVKVDTIAPDESFSLLEAGRINTKVRSFGPLSRAGFYLAFQDLGACMSLISVRVFFKKCSTTIANFAVFPETATGAEATSLVIAPGACVTNAMEVSVPLKLYCNGDGEWMVPVGSCTCVAGFEPSADGTQCQACIPGTFKSKFGEGSCAPCPSNSRAGARGASICPCQSGFYRADSDPPDAPCTTIPSAPRSVISSVNETSLSLEWEEPEDTGGRGDLVYNVVCKKCLRDRSPCTRCDDNVDIAPRRLGLRQRKVVVRNLQAHTRYSFEVQAVNGVSGKNPVPPSFSTVNITTNQAAPSAVPTVHLMRSTSDTLSLSWLPPEKPNGVILDYEIKYHERGQAMSHTVTSQHSSAKVEGLRAATPYVVQVRARTVAGYGRYSNPMDFSTSLHSDPQKSVQDQLPLIIGSASAGLVVIVALVVIAVVCLKKQRSGSELEYTEKLQQYISPGVKVYIDPFTYEDPNDAIHEFAKEIDISCVKIEEVIGAGEFGEVCRGRLKQAGRREMVVAIKTLKAGYTERQRRDFLAEASIMGQFDHPNVIRLEGVLTRSCPVLIITEFMENGALDSFLRLNDGRFTMTQLVGMLRGIAAGMKYLSDMNYVHRDLAARNILVNSNLVCKVSDFGLSRFLDDTSSDPTYTSSLGGKIPIRWTAPEAIAFRKFTSASDVWSYGIVMWEVVSYGERPYWDMSNQDVMTAVEQDYRLPPPMDCPMVLHQLMLECWMKERNLRPKFTRIVSTLDKLLRNAASLKVVTSTYSGDLLRLGGTLPGHNRKSPDSSQEIIRQQMSQTLPIRV, encoded by the exons AAACCCTTATGGACAGTCGGTGGGCTACCACAGAGCTGGCTTGGACCACATTCCCAGAGAGCGGG TGGGAGGAGGTCAGCGGCTACGACGACTCCATGAGCCCCATCAGAACCTACCAGGTGTGCAACGTCCGGCAACCCAACCAGAACAACTGGCTGCGGACGGACTTCATCCCCCGGAAGGGCGTGCTGCGGGTTTACGTGGAGCTCAAGTTCTCCGTCCGCGACTGCGCCAGCATCCCCAACATCCCCGGATCCTGCAAGGAGACCTTTAATCTGTTCTACTACGAGTCGGACGGGGACACGGCCACGGACACCAGCCCGCTGTGGAGGGAAAACCCCTACGTCAAGGTGGATACTATCGCCCCGGACGAGAGCTTCTCGCTGCTGGAGGCCGGAAGGATCAATACCAAAGTGCGCAGCTTCGGGCCGCTGTCCAGGGCCGGGTTCTACCTGGCCTTCCAGGACCTGGGGGCCTGCATGTCCCTCATCTCAGTCAGGGTTTTCTTCAAGAAGTGCTCCACCACCATCGCCAACTTCGCCGTGTTCCCCGAGACGGCCACGGGGGCGGAGGCCACCTCGCTGGTGATCGCCCCGGGCGCCTGCGTCACCAACGCCATGGAGGTGTCCGTCCCGCTCAAGCTCTACTGCAACGGCGACGGCGAGTGGATGGTTCCCGTGGGCTCCTGCACCTGCGTGGCCGGCTTCGAACCCTCGGCCGACGGCACGCAGTGCCAGG cctgcatccctGGGACTTTCAAATCCAAATTCGGGGAGGGCTCGTGCGCTCCCTGCCCGTCCAACAGCCGCGCCGGCGCGCGGGGAGCCAGCATTTGCCCCTGCCAGAGCGGCTTCTACCGCGCCGACAGCGACCCCCCCGACGCCCCCTGCACCA cGATACCCTCGGCGCCTCGCAGCGTCATATCCAGCGTGAACGAGACCTCGCTGTCCCTGGAGTGGGAGGAGCCCGAGGACACGGGCGGGCGCGGCGACCTGGTCTACAACGTGGTGTGCAAGAAGTGCCTGCGGGACCGGAGCCCGTGCACGCGCTGCGACGACAACGTGGACATCGCGCCCCGCCGGCTGGGCCTCAGGCAGCGCAAGGTGGTGGTGAGGAACCTGCAGGCGCACACGCGCTACAGCTTCGAGGTGCAGGCCGTCAACGGCGTGTCCGGGAAGAACCCCGTCCCGCCCAGCTTCTCCACCGTCAACATCACCACCAACCAGGCCG CACCCTCAGCCGTCCCCACCGTCCACCTGATGCGCTCCACCTCGGACACCCTCAGCCTGTCGTGGCTGCCGCCCGAGAAGCCCAACGGGGTCATCCTGGACTACGAGATCAAATACCACGAGAGG GGCCAGGCCATGTCGCACACCGTCACTTCCCAGCACAGCTCGGCCAAAGTGGAGGGCCTGAGGGCCGCCACGCCCTACGTGGTGCAGGTCAGGGCCCGCACCGTCGCCGGCTACGGCCGCTACAGCAATCCCATGGACTTCAGCACCAGCCTGCACA GTGACCCTCAGAAGTCGGTGCAGGACCAGCTGCCTCTCATCATCGGCTCGGCGTCCGCGGGTCTGGTGGTCATCGTTGCCTTGGTGGTAATCGCCGTTGTCTGCCTTAA GAAGCAGCGCAGCGGGTCTGAGCTGGAGTACACCGAGAAGCTGCAGCAATACA tctcTCCGGGCGTCAAAGTTTACATCGATCCTTTTACCTACGAGGATCCGAACGACGCCATCCACGAGTTCGCCAAAGAGATCGACATCTCCTGCGTGAAGATCGAGGAAGTCATCGGTGCAG GTGAGTTcggcgaggtgtgccgcggccGCCTGAAGCAGGCCGGCCGCCGGGAGATGGTGGTGGCCATCAAGACGCTGAAGGCCGGCTACACCGAGCGGCAGCGCCGCGACTTCCTGGCCGAGGCGTCCATCATGGGCCAGTTCGACCACCCCAACGTGATCCGGCTGGAGGGCGTCCTGACGCGCAGCTGCCCCGTGCTCATCATCACCGAGTTCATGGAGAACGGCGCGCTCGACTCCTTCCTCAGG CTGAACGACGGGCGCTTCACCATGACGCAGCTGGTGGGGATGCTGCGCGGCATCGCCGCCGGGATGAAGTACCTGTCGGACATGAACTACGTCCACCGCGACCTCGCCGCGCGGAACATCCTGGTCAACAGCAACCTGGTGTGCAAGGTGTCCGACTTCGGCCTGTCTCGCTTCCTGGACGACACGTCCTCCGACCCCACCTACACCAGCTCCCTG GGAGGGAAGATCCCCATCCGGTGGACGGCGCCGGAAGCCATCGCCTTCAGGAAGTTCACCTCCGCCAGCGACGTGTGGAGCTACGGCATCGTCATGTGGGAGGTGGTGTCCTACGGCGAGCGGCCGTACTGGGACATGAGCAACCAGGAC GTGATGACCGCCGTGGAGCAGGACTACCGGCTGCCCCCCCCCATGGACTGCCCCATGGTGCTGCACCAGCTGATGCTGGAGTGCTGGATGAAGGAGCGAAACCTGCGGCCCAAGTTCACCCGCATCGTCAGCACCCTGGACAAGCTGCTCCGCAACGCCGCCAGCCTCAAGGTGGTGACCAGCACCTACTCAGG GGACCTGCTGCGGCTCGGGGGGACGCTGCCGGGACACAACAGGAAGAGTCCGGACAGCAGTCAGGAAATCATCCGGCAGCAGATGAGCCAGACCCTCCCCATCCGAGTGTGA